The Fortiea contorta PCC 7126 genome has a segment encoding these proteins:
- a CDS encoding dihydrolipoyl dehydrogenase family protein: MTLDYDVVIIGGSPVARYAALSANQIRAKVALVEPNINYGFLDHLVVREIGKLRRQLGDSAGIGIQHPQLDIFNESSMVVDWTEAMLYARGVRDNLAEQNSIAVLAAQGVDIIFGNGQFVSSPRLAFAVSSRLLRGRTYLLASGSRPAIPEIEGLSATGYLTLDNIWSSLSAVPNQVPQNWVIIGGAPPGLEVAQTLTRLGCRVTLIVEHPHILPFVDPAIARLVQAQLEVDGVRVITQTSVTQVMRIDDKKWVQAGDKAIETDEIIVATGQQPNIESLNLAAVGVKWRGRRLVVNKKLQTTNPRIYACGDVLGGYNFANIANYEARIALNNALFYPRLIVNYNSIPTAIFIHPMLAQVGLTEKQAKRRFSQNQVLILDHYFKAITAAQIQSETTGLCRLITRKNGEILGAEIFGVPAGELINLVALAMAQKIKVKHLANLAPVYPTFAEILEQAAGQWNQQRLNNNIAWQDLLEEFFHFRRNWDL; this comes from the coding sequence ATGACTCTTGACTACGATGTGGTGATTATTGGTGGTAGCCCTGTCGCACGCTATGCTGCTTTGAGTGCTAACCAAATACGTGCAAAAGTTGCCTTAGTGGAACCCAATATCAACTATGGGTTTTTAGATCATCTCGTAGTTAGGGAGATTGGCAAACTCAGGCGACAGTTGGGTGACAGTGCTGGCATTGGGATTCAACACCCACAACTTGATATTTTCAACGAATCTTCAATGGTTGTGGACTGGACAGAAGCGATGTTGTATGCTCGAGGCGTCAGAGACAATTTAGCAGAACAAAACTCGATCGCTGTCCTGGCTGCTCAAGGGGTTGATATCATTTTCGGCAATGGTCAATTTGTTTCCTCTCCCCGGTTAGCATTTGCTGTCAGCAGTCGTCTGCTACGTGGTCGCACCTATTTGTTAGCCAGTGGTTCCCGTCCAGCCATTCCGGAGATTGAGGGCTTGTCAGCCACTGGCTACCTCACTTTAGATAATATTTGGTCGTCGTTAAGTGCTGTTCCTAATCAAGTTCCGCAAAATTGGGTAATTATCGGTGGTGCTCCCCCAGGTTTGGAGGTGGCTCAAACTTTAACGCGGTTGGGTTGTCGTGTGACACTGATAGTCGAGCATCCTCATATTTTGCCCTTTGTAGATCCGGCGATCGCTCGATTAGTTCAGGCACAATTAGAAGTTGACGGTGTACGTGTGATTACGCAAACATCTGTAACTCAGGTGATGCGAATTGATGATAAAAAATGGGTGCAAGCAGGAGATAAAGCGATCGAAACTGATGAAATTATCGTCGCTACTGGACAACAACCTAATATTGAGTCTCTAAATCTAGCAGCAGTGGGTGTCAAATGGCGCGGGCGTCGTCTAGTTGTTAATAAAAAACTACAAACTACTAACCCCCGAATTTACGCTTGTGGAGATGTGCTGGGTGGTTATAACTTTGCCAATATCGCTAATTATGAGGCAAGAATTGCCCTGAACAATGCGCTATTTTATCCCAGACTTATTGTTAATTATAACTCCATTCCTACAGCCATATTTATTCACCCGATGTTAGCGCAAGTAGGCTTGACGGAGAAACAGGCAAAACGCCGATTTAGTCAAAATCAAGTGTTAATTTTAGACCATTATTTTAAAGCAATTACAGCAGCTCAAATTCAAAGCGAAACCACAGGTCTTTGTAGATTAATCACCCGAAAGAATGGAGAAATATTAGGTGCTGAAATCTTCGGTGTCCCAGCAGGTGAATTGATTAATTTAGTGGCTTTAGCAATGGCGCAAAAAATTAAAGTTAAGCATTTAGCTAATTTAGCTCCCGTCTATCCTACCTTTGCCGAGATTTTAGAACAAGCCGCCGGACAATGGAATCAGCAAAGGTTAAATAATAATATTGCTTGGCAAGATTTGTTAGAAGAGTTTTTCCATTTTCGCCGCAATTGGGATTTGTAA
- a CDS encoding heme oxygenase (biliverdin-producing): MSSDLANKLRVGTKKAHTMAENVGFVKCFLKGVVEKNSYRKLVGNFYFIYSAMEEEMEKHRNHPIVGKINFPELNRKQTLEEDLHFYYGSNWREQVQLSRAGEAYVQRIREISATAPELLVAHSYTRYLGDLSGGQILKNIAVTAMNLGNGQGTAFYEFAEISDEKAFKAKYRQVLDELPIDEATADRIVDEANAAFGMNMKMFQELEGNLIKAIGVMVYNSLTRRRTRGSTELATAE, from the coding sequence ATGAGTAGCGATTTAGCAAACAAATTGCGTGTAGGAACCAAAAAAGCCCACACGATGGCAGAAAATGTTGGTTTTGTCAAGTGCTTTTTAAAAGGGGTTGTAGAGAAAAACTCCTACCGGAAGCTAGTCGGCAATTTTTACTTCATCTACTCAGCCATGGAAGAGGAGATGGAAAAGCACCGTAACCACCCAATCGTTGGCAAAATTAACTTCCCCGAACTCAACCGCAAACAAACTTTAGAAGAAGATTTGCATTTTTACTACGGTTCTAACTGGCGCGAACAAGTCCAATTATCTCGCGCTGGGGAAGCTTATGTGCAACGTATCCGCGAAATCTCCGCTACAGCACCGGAACTGTTAGTCGCCCATTCCTATACCCGTTACCTCGGCGACTTGTCAGGGGGACAAATTCTCAAAAATATTGCAGTGACAGCAATGAACCTGGGGAACGGACAAGGTACAGCCTTCTATGAATTTGCAGAAATTTCCGACGAGAAGGCATTTAAAGCTAAATATCGCCAAGTCTTGGACGAATTACCCATTGATGAAGCGACAGCCGATCGCATTGTTGATGAAGCTAACGCGGCTTTTGGGATGAATATGAAGATGTTCCAAGAATTGGAAGGCAATTTGATTAAAGCGATCGGTGTGATGGTTTACAATAGCTTGACGCGCCGCCGCACACGTGGTAGTACAGAACTCGCTACCGCTGAATAG
- a CDS encoding DUF3181 family protein — MARTNTTELLEALAAEIGENVYIDIAKWHLYLSDAKLHTVVAEQVYPLITANSVSEDRVISVLESIKVKIGGGRKELPLSDLIPLQGQVNLVDILEKYQREI; from the coding sequence ATGGCTAGAACTAACACTACAGAACTGCTGGAAGCCCTAGCAGCCGAAATCGGCGAAAATGTCTATATAGATATTGCCAAGTGGCACCTTTATTTATCTGACGCCAAGCTACACACAGTTGTCGCCGAGCAAGTGTATCCTTTAATCACCGCCAACTCTGTTAGCGAAGACCGTGTGATTTCCGTCCTCGAATCCATCAAAGTTAAAATCGGCGGTGGAAGAAAGGAACTACCTCTAAGCGATTTAATCCCGCTGCAAGGACAAGTAAACTTAGTAGATATTTTAGAGAAATATCAGCGCGAGATTTAA
- a CDS encoding high light inducible protein encodes MSDAKKTVASVSEDPNALRWGFTPQSENWNGRFAMIGFVSAILLELFSGQGFLHFWGIL; translated from the coding sequence ATGTCAGACGCTAAGAAAACTGTAGCCTCGGTTTCAGAAGATCCCAATGCACTGCGCTGGGGATTCACCCCTCAAAGCGAGAACTGGAATGGTCGCTTTGCCATGATTGGTTTCGTATCTGCTATCTTGCTGGAATTGTTCTCTGGTCAAGGCTTCCTACACTTCTGGGGCATCCTCTAG
- the cobD gene encoding threonine-phosphate decarboxylase CobD, with translation MRQPAHGGNLVWAAALAGCSPDAILDFSASISPLGPPDSAIAAITSQFGNLRHYPDPNYSDLRIALGELHQLPPEWILPGNGSAELLTLAGRELSQLSATILITPAFGDYYRTLKAYDAKVLEFPVDLGQQSDLSFVLNKRPITKDKGLLLNNPHNPTGKLFSRESILPYLEQLALVVVDEAFMDFLPPDEEQSLISLVREYENLVVLRSLTKFYSLPGLRLGYAIAHPHRLAQWQLWRDPWPVNTLATAAAIAAIQDREFQQQTWLWLPPARNQLFEGLVAISGLQPAASAANFLLVESEHSISQLQPQLLKQHQILIRDCFSFKELGDRFFRVAVKSEFDNQRLLTALNSVLLGYGA, from the coding sequence ATGCGGCAACCTGCACATGGCGGTAATTTAGTTTGGGCAGCAGCACTGGCTGGCTGTTCCCCTGATGCTATTCTGGATTTTTCTGCCAGTATTAGCCCTTTGGGGCCGCCGGATAGCGCGATCGCCGCAATTACATCCCAATTTGGTAATCTTAGGCACTATCCTGATCCAAATTATAGTGACCTAAGAATTGCACTAGGTGAGTTGCATCAATTGCCTCCTGAATGGATTCTGCCGGGTAACGGCTCTGCAGAATTACTTACGTTAGCAGGTAGGGAATTGTCACAATTAAGTGCAACAATCTTAATTACTCCAGCCTTTGGCGACTACTACCGAACCCTGAAGGCATACGACGCTAAAGTACTGGAGTTTCCTGTTGATTTGGGACAGCAGAGTGATTTGTCATTTGTCTTGAACAAACGACCAATAACCAAGGACAAAGGATTGCTGCTGAATAATCCCCATAACCCAACAGGAAAGCTTTTTTCAAGAGAATCGATTCTGCCCTACCTAGAACAGTTGGCTTTGGTGGTGGTGGATGAGGCGTTTATGGATTTTTTACCTCCTGATGAGGAACAAAGTCTCATTTCTTTGGTGCGAGAATATGAAAACTTAGTGGTGTTGCGATCGCTGACGAAATTTTACAGTCTGCCGGGGCTAAGACTAGGATATGCGATCGCTCACCCTCATCGCCTAGCTCAGTGGCAATTGTGGCGTGACCCCTGGCCAGTCAACACGCTGGCTACGGCCGCAGCAATTGCTGCCATTCAAGATAGAGAGTTTCAACAACAAACCTGGTTATGGCTACCACCTGCGCGGAACCAACTGTTTGAGGGTTTAGTTGCCATCTCCGGTTTGCAACCAGCAGCAAGCGCCGCTAACTTCTTACTGGTGGAATCAGAACATTCTATTTCGCAATTGCAGCCACAATTGCTCAAACAGCACCAAATTTTAATTCGAGATTGTTTTAGCTTTAAAGAACTAGGCGATCGCTTTTTTCGAGTAGCTGTCAAATCTGAGTTTGATAACCAACGCCTACTCACAGCCTTAAATTCAGTACTGTTGGGGTATGGGGCATAG
- the glmM gene encoding phosphoglucosamine mutase — translation MVSSITRTQGGNHADSTCKSDQLEKDIAGNFGLNSIALPANPLFGTDGIRGRVGDLLSAPLALQVGFWAGVVLRNHASQPGPVILGQDSRNSSDMLAMALSAGLTAAGVEVWYLGLCPTPCVAYLTSVSDAIGGVMISASHNPPEDNGIKVFGADGAKLPPALQTEIEAGLRGNLPFTGVGHCGRHYGRSELVGDYSAALKTPLQNVVNLQGMKVVLDLAWGAAVGLAPSVFTEMGAEVICLHNTADGSRINVNCGSTHLEILQATVQQHNADLGFAFDGDADRVLAVDNSGRQVNGDYILYLWGRRLQQQQQLPDNLIVSTVMANLGFERAWRQQGGNLIRTAVGDQYVQAELLRTGGMLGGEQSGHILCRHYGITGDGLLTALHIAALVKVAGVSLSDMVNQSFQTYPQLLRNVRVMDRDRRLSWKDCEPVQQAIALAEAAMGDAGRILVRASGTEPVIRVMVEAAEAELAHHWTNELVSQVQQHLAI, via the coding sequence ATGGTTTCATCTATAACTCGGACTCAAGGCGGCAATCATGCAGATTCTACCTGCAAATCTGACCAATTAGAGAAAGACATCGCGGGCAATTTTGGGTTGAATTCAATAGCTTTACCAGCAAACCCTTTGTTCGGCACAGATGGGATTCGGGGACGAGTGGGAGACTTGTTGAGTGCGCCCTTAGCATTACAAGTAGGTTTTTGGGCGGGTGTGGTTCTGCGTAACCATGCATCTCAACCAGGGCCAGTCATCCTAGGACAGGATTCGAGAAACTCCAGTGATATGCTGGCTATGGCTTTGAGTGCAGGGTTAACAGCAGCGGGGGTAGAAGTTTGGTACTTGGGATTATGTCCCACACCCTGCGTCGCCTACCTCACCAGCGTCAGTGATGCGATTGGGGGAGTGATGATTTCCGCTAGCCATAATCCACCGGAAGACAACGGAATTAAAGTTTTTGGTGCAGATGGTGCTAAGTTACCACCAGCCTTACAAACAGAAATTGAAGCGGGATTGCGAGGGAATCTCCCATTTACAGGTGTTGGTCATTGTGGGCGTCATTACGGGCGCAGCGAATTAGTAGGAGACTATAGCGCCGCTTTAAAAACACCTCTGCAAAATGTAGTCAATCTTCAAGGAATGAAGGTTGTGTTAGATTTAGCCTGGGGCGCAGCGGTCGGGTTAGCGCCATCAGTGTTTACAGAAATGGGCGCAGAGGTGATTTGCTTACACAACACAGCAGATGGCTCGCGCATCAACGTCAACTGCGGTTCCACCCACCTAGAGATTCTCCAAGCCACAGTCCAACAACACAACGCCGATTTAGGTTTCGCCTTTGATGGTGACGCCGATCGCGTCCTCGCAGTAGACAACAGCGGACGCCAAGTGAATGGCGATTACATCCTCTATTTGTGGGGACGCAGATTACAACAACAGCAACAACTACCAGACAACCTGATTGTTTCCACCGTCATGGCTAATCTAGGTTTTGAGAGAGCTTGGCGTCAACAAGGTGGAAACTTAATCCGCACAGCAGTAGGCGATCAATATGTACAAGCAGAATTGCTGCGGACTGGAGGAATGCTGGGTGGTGAACAATCGGGTCACATCCTGTGCCGTCATTATGGCATTACTGGAGATGGTTTATTAACAGCTTTACACATAGCAGCTTTGGTGAAAGTAGCAGGCGTTTCCCTCAGCGACATGGTAAATCAAAGTTTCCAAACCTATCCGCAATTATTGCGGAACGTGCGAGTTATGGATCGCGATCGCCGTTTAAGCTGGAAAGATTGCGAACCTGTACAACAAGCGATCGCCCTAGCAGAAGCCGCAATGGGTGATGCTGGGCGAATTCTCGTCCGCGCCTCTGGTACAGAACCAGTAATCAGAGTTATGGTGGAAGCGGCCGAGGCTGAACTGGCTCACCACTGGACAAACGAATTAGTCTCACAAGTCCAGCAACATCTAGCAATTTAG
- a CDS encoding 2TM domain-containing protein produces the protein MPPRWPTKPDRQDPAYRKIDDRMNFALHVAIAATINSGLWFFHNLKAATWAWLPWVTAGWVGILLVHLIYISAIADYSQTPNKST, from the coding sequence ATGCCTCCTCGCTGGCCTACCAAACCCGATCGCCAAGACCCCGCCTACCGTAAGATAGATGACAGAATGAATTTTGCGTTACATGTGGCGATCGCGGCTACGATTAATTCTGGTCTATGGTTCTTCCATAATCTCAAAGCAGCTACTTGGGCTTGGCTACCTTGGGTAACTGCAGGTTGGGTGGGGATATTGCTAGTGCATTTAATTTATATTAGTGCGATCGCTGATTATTCACAAACACCAAATAAATCAACCTGA
- a CDS encoding DUF4351 domain-containing protein — MTRFIHDQFAKDYLEELLKSYGEVQAPSRVAGEVREIDVLFSPFTEPSNLETLGLLGRFAQLPAMFEPFRNPASKEEICDCLLKLLEVRGALQREAKRNKTTIAESAIPKLWILTPTASAEILSGFNANQKADWLTGVHFLGEYLRTAIVAIHQLPRTRETLWLRILGRGTVQQTAINELEALPSNHPFQRAALELLYNLQQNLRVNQNLESDDRELVMRLAPLYQQDRELARQEGEQREAFRFLNRQLNHRFGEIDASIVERIRVLSTEQLEALGEAFLDFSSIAEMVAWLDQQGDRP; from the coding sequence ATGACTCGATTTATTCACGACCAGTTTGCAAAAGATTATCTGGAAGAATTGTTAAAATCCTATGGAGAAGTACAAGCTCCAAGTCGGGTAGCAGGAGAAGTTCGAGAAATAGATGTATTATTTTCACCTTTTACCGAACCAAGTAATTTAGAAACGCTAGGATTGCTAGGAAGATTTGCACAATTACCTGCTATGTTTGAACCCTTTCGTAACCCTGCTTCCAAAGAAGAGATTTGCGATTGCTTATTGAAACTATTAGAAGTTAGAGGTGCATTGCAAAGAGAGGCAAAACGAAATAAAACTACTATAGCTGAGTCAGCAATACCGAAGTTATGGATTCTCACACCAACTGCGTCTGCGGAGATATTATCTGGATTTAATGCTAACCAAAAAGCAGACTGGCTAACAGGAGTACACTTTCTAGGAGAGTACTTACGAACAGCGATTGTTGCGATTCATCAGTTACCACGCACAAGAGAAACTTTATGGTTAAGAATTTTGGGACGAGGAACGGTACAGCAGACAGCGATTAATGAACTAGAAGCGCTACCATCAAATCATCCATTTCAAAGAGCAGCGCTAGAATTACTGTACAATCTTCAGCAAAATTTGCGAGTCAATCAAAATTTAGAATCAGATGATAGGGAGTTAGTTATGCGATTAGCACCACTTTATCAGCAAGATAGAGAATTGGCTAGACAAGAAGGAGAACAACGAGAAGCTTTTCGTTTTTTAAATCGTCAGTTGAATCACCGTTTTGGTGAAATTGATGCTTCTATTGTTGAGAGAATTCGAGTTTTATCTACTGAACAACTAGAAGCGTTAGGAGAAGCATTTTTAGATTTTTCATCAATTGCGGAGATGGTAGCTTGGTTAGACCAACAAGGCGATCGCCCTTAA
- a CDS encoding response regulator, with protein sequence MTKRFHQPLLVVEDSNEDFKMLQRLMRRLAVQNPIYRCTSGDEVLDFLYREGNYSSPNVAPRPSVILLDLNLPGIDGREILGRLKQDHSLKKIPIVVFSTSSNPQDVELCYQKGANGYLVKPMDAQELQKIVQAFVDYWLQVNTLPTPD encoded by the coding sequence ATGACAAAAAGGTTTCATCAACCCCTGCTCGTTGTAGAGGACAGTAATGAAGATTTTAAGATGCTGCAACGCTTGATGCGGCGTCTGGCTGTCCAAAACCCCATATATCGCTGTACCAGCGGAGATGAGGTTTTAGATTTTCTCTATCGGGAGGGTAACTACAGCAGCCCGAATGTTGCGCCCCGTCCCTCGGTGATTTTGCTCGACCTGAATCTACCAGGTATCGATGGGCGAGAAATTCTCGGACGGTTAAAGCAAGACCACAGTCTAAAAAAGATTCCCATTGTTGTTTTTAGCACATCTTCTAATCCCCAGGATGTAGAGTTATGTTACCAAAAAGGTGCGAATGGCTATCTGGTTAAGCCGATGGATGCCCAGGAACTGCAAAAGATTGTGCAGGCGTTTGTGGATTATTGGCTGCAGGTGAATACTTTGCCGACCCCTGATTAA
- the cobW gene encoding cobalamin biosynthesis protein CobW codes for MAGKIPVTVITGFLGSGKTSLIRHLLQNNQGRRIAVLVNEFGELGIDGELLKSCQICPEDGDSNIFELTNGCLCCTVQEEFFPVMQKLLQRRDSIDCILIETSGLALPKPLVKAFRWQEIRAAATVDAVITVVDCAAVAAGTFASNPEAIALQRQADDNLEHETPLQELFADQLACADLVVLNKTDLVDSETQARVKELVKQELPRLVKIVESDRSLLDASILLGFQAAVEDDLDSRPTHHDTEEDHDHDDEITSTHFILDKAFDPAKLQKQLQALVNQQEIYRIKGFVAVPNKPMRLVIQGVGTRFDQFYDRLWQPAEPRQTRLVFIGRDLKSAEIESQLVAL; via the coding sequence ATGGCTGGAAAAATCCCTGTCACCGTCATCACAGGCTTTTTAGGTAGTGGCAAAACTAGCCTAATTCGCCATCTACTGCAAAATAACCAAGGACGCCGCATTGCTGTTTTAGTCAACGAATTTGGCGAATTGGGAATTGATGGTGAGTTATTGAAATCCTGTCAAATTTGTCCTGAAGATGGTGATAGTAATATTTTTGAATTGACTAATGGTTGTTTATGTTGCACTGTGCAGGAAGAATTTTTTCCGGTGATGCAAAAGTTGCTACAGCGGCGAGATAGCATCGATTGTATTTTGATTGAAACCTCCGGTTTAGCATTACCAAAACCTTTAGTGAAAGCTTTTCGTTGGCAAGAAATTCGCGCTGCGGCGACAGTGGATGCAGTAATTACTGTTGTTGATTGTGCAGCTGTAGCAGCGGGAACATTTGCTAGTAATCCAGAGGCGATCGCTCTACAACGACAAGCAGATGATAACCTAGAACACGAAACACCATTGCAAGAATTATTTGCAGATCAACTCGCTTGTGCAGACTTGGTGGTTTTGAATAAAACTGATTTAGTTGATAGCGAAACTCAAGCTAGAGTTAAAGAGTTAGTTAAACAAGAATTGCCGAGGTTGGTGAAAATTGTCGAGAGCGATCGCTCTTTGCTCGATGCTTCTATTTTACTTGGTTTTCAAGCTGCAGTGGAAGATGATCTCGATAGTCGCCCCACTCATCACGACACCGAAGAAGACCACGACCACGATGATGAGATTACCTCAACTCACTTCATTCTCGATAAAGCTTTCGACCCAGCAAAGCTACAAAAACAATTACAAGCACTCGTCAATCAACAAGAAATTTATCGTATTAAAGGCTTCGTTGCTGTACCCAATAAACCAATGCGATTAGTCATACAAGGCGTAGGAACGCGATTTGATCAATTTTACGATCGCCTTTGGCAACCTGCAGAACCAAGACAAACCCGCTTAGTCTTCATCGGTCGGGATTTGAAATCTGCAGAGATAGAATCGCAGCTTGTGGCTTTATAG
- a CDS encoding ATP-binding protein has protein sequence MQDTWTLLIVDDCAADRKIYRRYLLSDPHHSYKILEADCAADAFLLCQQHRCDVILLDFCLPDLSGLQLFARLRQEVFNTAVAVIMLTGRGDEEVAVQAMKQGVQDYLVKQYLKPEVLQLAVRNAIKQSCLQAQLSKTRERQRLIATTALRIRQSLDLEQILNTAVVEVQQLLKCDRVIVYQFAKDIDGEIFAAYVESYRTISACHHYQPIDGESRVGSAALHNTIQPRSLSVTGNNLCQNHLWGCQQAFSHVYQAGDKMCELAQEITWNSGVSNCCPQGLEQLNTRANLVVPINLSHNDQREAQPWGLLIAHQCSGERQWQAEDVDILHEVSVQLAIAIQQAELLTQTQAALEKEKQLNAFKSQIIATVSHEYRTPLTSIFAAASTLIQHSEQLDKLRQQRFLQIIEQKARYMSKLVDDMLLVNQIELEKTKFKPIPLDLEQFFWELMEQERKMASQKHELILTITGNCQSFWGDRQLLQQIFVNLMSNAIKYSPDGGKVEFDLIGRESQIIFHIQDQGIGIPPADQERLFQSFSRGSNVDTIPGTGLGLAITQACVKLHSGEIVLSSQVGKGTKVTVILPRSVKSEV, from the coding sequence ATGCAGGACACATGGACATTACTGATCGTTGATGATTGTGCCGCAGATCGCAAAATTTACCGCCGATATCTGTTGAGCGATCCGCATCATAGCTACAAAATTTTAGAAGCCGACTGTGCAGCGGATGCATTCTTACTCTGTCAACAACACCGCTGCGACGTGATTTTACTAGATTTTTGCCTACCAGATCTGAGTGGGTTGCAACTCTTCGCTAGGTTGCGCCAAGAAGTATTTAATACTGCTGTAGCAGTAATTATGCTGACAGGACGGGGTGATGAAGAAGTCGCTGTGCAAGCGATGAAACAAGGTGTGCAAGATTATTTAGTTAAGCAATATCTCAAACCAGAGGTATTGCAATTAGCAGTCCGCAATGCAATTAAGCAATCTTGTTTACAAGCGCAACTGAGCAAAACTAGAGAACGCCAGCGGTTGATTGCGACAACAGCTTTGCGAATTCGTCAATCTTTGGATTTAGAGCAAATTTTGAACACAGCTGTGGTGGAGGTTCAGCAGTTGCTCAAGTGCGATCGCGTCATAGTATATCAGTTCGCCAAAGATATTGATGGGGAAATATTCGCCGCTTATGTGGAGTCTTACCGCACCATCAGCGCGTGTCATCACTATCAGCCGATTGATGGTGAGTCAAGGGTGGGTAGTGCAGCTTTACACAACACAATTCAGCCCCGTAGTTTATCTGTAACTGGTAACAACCTCTGTCAAAACCATCTTTGGGGATGTCAGCAAGCATTTTCTCATGTTTATCAAGCCGGTGACAAAATGTGTGAATTGGCACAAGAAATCACATGGAACTCTGGTGTGAGTAATTGCTGTCCCCAGGGTTTAGAACAGTTGAATACGCGAGCAAATTTAGTAGTCCCGATTAATCTCAGCCACAACGACCAAAGAGAAGCTCAACCGTGGGGATTGTTGATTGCTCATCAGTGTTCTGGAGAGCGACAATGGCAAGCTGAAGATGTGGATATACTTCATGAAGTGTCAGTGCAATTAGCGATCGCTATTCAACAAGCTGAACTACTCACCCAAACTCAAGCCGCACTCGAAAAAGAAAAGCAACTCAACGCCTTTAAATCGCAAATCATCGCCACCGTTTCCCATGAATATCGTACACCCTTAACTTCCATCTTTGCCGCCGCCTCTACTCTCATCCAACACAGCGAACAACTCGACAAATTAAGACAACAGAGATTTTTGCAGATCATTGAGCAAAAAGCTCGGTATATGTCCAAACTCGTGGATGATATGCTGCTAGTTAACCAAATCGAGTTAGAAAAAACCAAATTTAAGCCCATACCACTCGATTTAGAGCAATTTTTCTGGGAATTGATGGAACAAGAGCGCAAAATGGCGAGTCAGAAGCACGAATTGATTTTGACAATCACAGGAAATTGTCAAAGCTTCTGGGGCGATCGCCAACTTCTGCAACAAATCTTTGTAAACTTAATGTCTAATGCCATCAAATATTCTCCTGATGGTGGGAAAGTTGAATTCGATTTGATTGGTAGAGAATCGCAGATCATTTTCCATATTCAAGACCAAGGAATAGGTATACCACCAGCAGATCAAGAGCGTTTATTTCAATCCTTCAGCCGAGGGAGCAATGTTGACACAATTCCTGGTACAGGTTTAGGACTAGCCATTACTCAAGCTTGCGTTAAGTTACACAGCGGTGAAATTGTTTTGTCTAGTCAAGTAGGAAAAGGAACTAAGGTGACAGTGATTTTACCCAGAAGTGTGAAGTCTGAAGTCTGA
- a CDS encoding HU family DNA-binding protein, protein MNKGELVDAVAEKASVTKKQADAVLTAALETIIEAVSSGDKVTLVGFGSFESRERKAREGRNPKTNEKMEIPATKVPAFSAGKLFRERVAPPKGEKA, encoded by the coding sequence ATGAACAAAGGTGAATTGGTTGATGCTGTGGCAGAAAAAGCTAGTGTGACTAAAAAACAGGCAGATGCTGTTTTGACCGCAGCTTTGGAAACGATAATTGAAGCTGTTTCTTCTGGCGACAAAGTAACGCTGGTAGGATTTGGCTCCTTTGAATCACGGGAACGTAAAGCCCGTGAAGGTCGTAACCCCAAAACCAATGAAAAGATGGAAATTCCGGCTACCAAGGTTCCAGCCTTCTCCGCTGGGAAGCTGTTTAGAGAACGGGTAGCACCCCCAAAAGGCGAAAAAGCGTAG